One region of Quercus lobata isolate SW786 chromosome 2, ValleyOak3.0 Primary Assembly, whole genome shotgun sequence genomic DNA includes:
- the LOC115978014 gene encoding uncharacterized protein LOC115978014 isoform X2 has translation MDKIMDALEFLTRSAAVQDHVIKNLLQVLPLSSATAVDTRFKKAVLLRTIQSEVSNATVIETTLQVLELIEEMDRNDGVEIGELLKAAYFAATVECTVKYLALEGINGKYFEAVKRVWRGRIGNLEKSGNRSELVRDNAELTRWKNDLEAALWDAKVAKRLMNLNTRAEALQKLRAFLGEAWALMGSSFIEAAAATSNGAGELAAEQEVAAWVPELAANEEDKLVAGKAWLYYTSDGG, from the exons atggacaaAATTATGGACGCATTGGAATTCCTAACGCGAAGCGCGGCGGTGCAAGACCACGTCATCAAGAACCTCCTCCAAGTTCTCCCGCTCTCCTCCGCCACCGCCGTAGACACTCGATTCAAGAAGGCCGTCCTCCTCCGCACAATCCAATCCGAGGTATCCAACGCAACGGTCATCGAGACGACGCTCCAGGTGCTAGAACTGATCGAAGAGATGGACCGAAACGACGGTGTGGAGATCGGAGAGTTGTTGAAGGCGGCGTATTTCGCGGCAACGGTGGAGTGTACGGTGAAGTACTTGGCTTTGGAGGGAATCAATGGGAAGTACTTCGAGGCGGTGAAGAGAGTGTGGAGGGGCAGAATCGGTAATTTGGAGAAATCGGGGAACAGGAGCGAGTTGGTTAGGGATAACGCCGAGTTGACTCGGTGGAAGAACGATTTGGAGGCGGCGCTTTGGGATGCCAAAGTTGCGAAGAGGTTGATGAATTTGAATACAAGGGCCGAGGCTCTGCAAAAGCTTAGGGCTTTTTTAGGGGAGGCTTGGGCACTCATGGGCTCTTCCTTTATTGAAGCAGCGGCGGCTACGAGCAATGGAGCCGGTGAATTGGCGGCGGAGCAAGAGGTGGCGGCCTGGGTTCCGGAGTTGGCGGCGAATGAAGAGGATAAACTTGTAGCAGGGAAAG CTTGGTTATACTACACCAGTGATGGCGGTTAA
- the LOC115978014 gene encoding uncharacterized protein LOC115978014 isoform X1, with protein sequence MDKIMDALEFLTRSAAVQDHVIKNLLQVLPLSSATAVDTRFKKAVLLRTIQSEVSNATVIETTLQVLELIEEMDRNDGVEIGELLKAAYFAATVECTVKYLALEGINGKYFEAVKRVWRGRIGNLEKSGNRSELVRDNAELTRWKNDLEAALWDAKVAKRLMNLNTRAEALQKLRAFLGEAWALMGSSFIEAAAATSNGAGELAAEQEVAAWVPELAANEEDKLVAGKVSGFKRSLLRVQVSGF encoded by the exons atggacaaAATTATGGACGCATTGGAATTCCTAACGCGAAGCGCGGCGGTGCAAGACCACGTCATCAAGAACCTCCTCCAAGTTCTCCCGCTCTCCTCCGCCACCGCCGTAGACACTCGATTCAAGAAGGCCGTCCTCCTCCGCACAATCCAATCCGAGGTATCCAACGCAACGGTCATCGAGACGACGCTCCAGGTGCTAGAACTGATCGAAGAGATGGACCGAAACGACGGTGTGGAGATCGGAGAGTTGTTGAAGGCGGCGTATTTCGCGGCAACGGTGGAGTGTACGGTGAAGTACTTGGCTTTGGAGGGAATCAATGGGAAGTACTTCGAGGCGGTGAAGAGAGTGTGGAGGGGCAGAATCGGTAATTTGGAGAAATCGGGGAACAGGAGCGAGTTGGTTAGGGATAACGCCGAGTTGACTCGGTGGAAGAACGATTTGGAGGCGGCGCTTTGGGATGCCAAAGTTGCGAAGAGGTTGATGAATTTGAATACAAGGGCCGAGGCTCTGCAAAAGCTTAGGGCTTTTTTAGGGGAGGCTTGGGCACTCATGGGCTCTTCCTTTATTGAAGCAGCGGCGGCTACGAGCAATGGAGCCGGTGAATTGGCGGCGGAGCAAGAGGTGGCGGCCTGGGTTCCGGAGTTGGCGGCGAATGAAGAGGATAAACTTGTAGCAGGGAAAG TTTCAGGTTTTAAAAGGTCCCTTCTTAGAGTTCAAGTTTCAGGCTTTTGA